CATGTCTTCAGCCTTTGGATGATTGGTTCTTATATCACTGGATCCCAAGGATTCTTTTCAGAGCCCTCTTTATGTctctgttcctcaggctgtagatgaaggggttcagcatgggcgTGACCACCGTGTACATCACCGAGGCTGTGGCACTTGACCGTGAGCTCTGGGTAGCAGCAGAGCTAAGGTACACACCTAGGCTTGCACAATAAAATAAGGAGACAACCGAGAGGTGAGATGCACAGGTGGAAAATGCTTTATACTTTCCCTGAGCTGATGAGATCCCACGTATGGAGGAAACTATCTTGGAGTAAGAGTAAAGGATCCAGACAAGCAGACCACCACCCAGCAGCATAGCTGCAAGATACATCACCACGTTATTAAGAAAGGTGTCAGAAGAGGCAAGTTGGATCATCTGATTgagttcacagaaaaagtgggGGATCACTACTTCTGTACAGAAGGACAGCCGCAACACCATTAAGGTGTGTACCAAGGAATGCAGGACACTCGTGATCCAGGACACCAGGACCAGGAGTCCACAGAGCCAGGGGTTCATGATGACCGTGTATTGCAAggggtgacagatggccacaaaCCTGTCATAGGCCATCACACTCAGGAGAAAGTCGTCCATCCC
This sequence is a window from Prionailurus bengalensis isolate Pbe53 chromosome A2, Fcat_Pben_1.1_paternal_pri, whole genome shotgun sequence. Protein-coding genes within it:
- the LOC122486375 gene encoding olfactory receptor-like protein OLF4, whose translation is MEPGNITRISKFLLLGFSERPELQPLIFGLFLSMYLITVFGNLLILLAISSDSHLHTPMYFFLANLSFVDICFTSTTVPKMLWNIQTQNKVITYEDCITQMNFFITFAGMDDFLLSVMAYDRFVAICHPLQYTVIMNPWLCGLLVLVSWITSVLHSLVHTLMVLRLSFCTEVVIPHFFCELNQMIQLASSDTFLNNVVMYLAAMLLGGGLLVWILYSYSKIVSSIRGISSAQGKYKAFSTCASHLSVVSLFYCASLGVYLSSAATQSSRSSATASVMYTVVTPMLNPFIYSLRNRDIKRALKRILGIQ